One part of the Rhodococcus oxybenzonivorans genome encodes these proteins:
- a CDS encoding SDR family NAD(P)-dependent oxidoreductase, whose translation MADNIGLFDLTGRSALVTGAAGGIGSAVAQALAAAGAAVLVTDVDATAAAAVAEKISARGGKADSIALDVRDKDSADAAVARAAGFTEGVLHVLVNNAGVTAPAMFADLQEESFQRMLDIHLLGAFHCAQAALPFLATDGTGRIINVTSSAGITGTLGQVNYSAAKAGIIGMTKSLARELARKNILVNALAPLAATPMTETIRTDEKFAAQMLNRIPLRRWAEPEEIAGAFVFLASDAASFVTGQVLPVDGGMVM comes from the coding sequence ATGGCCGACAATATTGGGTTGTTCGATCTGACCGGACGGTCTGCGCTGGTAACCGGTGCCGCCGGGGGTATCGGTTCGGCAGTTGCGCAGGCACTCGCTGCCGCGGGCGCTGCCGTGCTCGTCACGGATGTCGATGCCACCGCCGCCGCGGCTGTGGCCGAGAAGATTTCGGCGCGCGGGGGTAAGGCCGACAGCATCGCCTTGGACGTTCGCGACAAGGACTCCGCCGACGCAGCGGTGGCCAGGGCGGCCGGTTTCACCGAGGGCGTTCTCCACGTACTCGTGAACAACGCAGGAGTGACTGCACCGGCCATGTTCGCCGATCTGCAGGAGGAGTCCTTCCAGCGGATGCTCGACATCCATCTGCTCGGAGCCTTCCACTGCGCCCAGGCAGCACTGCCGTTCCTTGCCACCGATGGGACCGGACGGATCATCAACGTGACCTCTTCGGCCGGCATCACCGGCACGCTCGGTCAGGTGAACTACTCCGCCGCCAAAGCCGGCATCATCGGCATGACAAAGTCGCTGGCGCGTGAACTGGCCCGCAAGAACATCCTCGTCAACGCGCTGGCACCACTTGCTGCCACCCCGATGACGGAAACCATACGTACGGACGAGAAGTTCGCCGCCCAGATGCTGAACCGCATCCCACTGCGACGCTGGGCTGAACCCGAAGAGATCGCCGGTGCCTTCGTCTTCCTCGCCTCCGATGCCGCCTCCTTCGTCACCGGGCAGGTGCTGCCGGTGGACGGCGGCATGGTGATGTGA
- a CDS encoding CaiB/BaiF CoA transferase family protein, translated as MAEPAAWGGPLEGITVVTIEQAVSAPMCTKTLADFGARVIKVENPRGGDFARHYDDVVGGLAAHFVWANRGKESVTLDLKTDDGIEMLHRLLGNADVLVSNLAPGATSRLGIAPADLATRYPELVAVEIDGYGSGGPLSHKRAYDLLVQAESGACAVTGFPGEPAKPGPPVADVSSGLYAALSILALLCAKGRRPELGARFGAVTVSMFDTMTELMGYPLTYTRHSGVDQQPLGMSSPAVAPYGAYRTADEQTVVLGTTNDGEWQRLARDILQRSDLADDDRFGTNSGRVTHRAELDEAIGAWCALHDLAHVQKTADAAGIGNSRYNLPSEVLGHPQLTTRDRWRQIETPAGPIPSLLPPPIIAGYDPPMAAVPGLGEHTDSVLTEFGIAEADLARLREQGAVGPVYR; from the coding sequence ATGGCCGAACCTGCGGCGTGGGGTGGCCCACTCGAAGGCATCACGGTCGTCACGATCGAGCAGGCCGTATCCGCCCCGATGTGCACCAAGACGCTCGCGGACTTCGGTGCCCGCGTGATCAAGGTGGAGAATCCGCGAGGTGGTGACTTCGCCCGCCACTACGACGACGTCGTCGGCGGTCTTGCGGCCCATTTCGTCTGGGCCAATCGCGGTAAGGAATCCGTGACACTCGACCTGAAAACCGATGACGGGATCGAGATGCTGCACCGGTTACTCGGAAATGCCGACGTACTGGTGTCCAACCTCGCGCCGGGGGCCACTTCCCGCCTCGGTATCGCGCCCGCAGATCTGGCAACGCGTTACCCGGAACTCGTCGCGGTCGAGATCGACGGCTATGGGTCGGGCGGGCCGCTGTCGCACAAGCGGGCGTACGACCTTCTCGTGCAGGCGGAGTCGGGCGCATGTGCGGTGACCGGATTTCCGGGTGAGCCGGCCAAACCGGGCCCCCCGGTAGCCGATGTCAGTTCTGGACTGTACGCCGCGTTGTCGATCCTCGCTCTGCTGTGCGCGAAGGGGCGTCGTCCTGAACTGGGTGCTCGCTTCGGCGCGGTCACGGTCAGCATGTTCGACACCATGACGGAACTGATGGGCTACCCCCTCACCTACACACGGCACTCCGGGGTAGATCAGCAGCCGCTCGGAATGTCGTCGCCTGCGGTCGCGCCGTACGGCGCCTACCGGACCGCCGATGAACAAACCGTGGTACTCGGCACCACGAACGACGGGGAATGGCAGCGGTTGGCGCGGGACATACTGCAGCGCAGCGACCTTGCCGACGACGACCGATTCGGGACGAACTCCGGCCGGGTCACGCACCGTGCCGAGCTCGACGAGGCCATCGGTGCATGGTGTGCGCTCCACGACCTCGCCCACGTGCAGAAGACTGCCGACGCCGCGGGTATCGGCAACTCTCGGTACAACCTCCCGAGTGAGGTTCTGGGGCATCCGCAGCTCACTACGCGCGACCGTTGGCGGCAGATCGAGACACCCGCAGGTCCGATCCCGTCACTGCTGCCGCCGCCCATCATCGCCGGTTACGACCCTCCGATGGCGGCGGTGCCGGGTCTCGGGGAGCACACCGACTCCGTACTGACCGAGTTCGGGATCGCTGAAGCCGACCTCGCCCGGCTGCGGGAGCAGGGCGCCGTGGGGCCGGTCTACCGCTGA
- a CDS encoding enoyl-CoA hydratase/isomerase family protein translates to MTDSSILLCRDRDGVRTLTLNRPQRKNAINAELWAVLRDALVAAGTDRAVRAVVVTGAGGAFSSGADISSPSDDHPADKMRRLTDVALLLHELPKPTIAKVTGVAVGAGWNLALGCDFVVATPESRFSQIFTRRGLSLDLGGSWLLPKLVGLQQAKRLALLAEMIDAAEAYALNLVTWVVPAEDIDGFVTHLAERLVAGPPVALAQSKALLNEGADRTMRDALANEGRAQMVNFATADAPEAYAAFAEKREPHFTGRWAVDRARDATDLRTMDRPTVGEVNA, encoded by the coding sequence GTGACTGACAGTTCCATACTGTTGTGCCGGGACCGCGACGGCGTGCGAACTCTGACGCTCAACCGGCCGCAACGCAAGAACGCCATCAACGCGGAATTGTGGGCCGTATTGCGGGATGCGCTCGTCGCAGCCGGAACCGATCGTGCGGTACGTGCGGTGGTTGTCACCGGGGCCGGTGGGGCATTCAGCTCGGGCGCTGACATCTCTTCCCCGAGCGACGACCACCCGGCAGACAAGATGCGGCGCCTGACCGACGTAGCGTTGCTGTTGCACGAGCTGCCGAAACCGACGATTGCCAAGGTGACCGGCGTGGCTGTCGGCGCGGGGTGGAACCTCGCACTGGGATGCGATTTCGTGGTTGCCACGCCGGAATCGAGGTTTTCCCAAATCTTTACGCGGCGCGGCCTGTCGTTGGATCTGGGCGGCTCCTGGCTGCTGCCGAAACTGGTGGGACTACAGCAGGCGAAGCGACTTGCCCTGCTGGCCGAGATGATCGACGCAGCAGAAGCCTACGCCCTCAATCTCGTGACCTGGGTCGTGCCGGCCGAGGACATCGATGGTTTCGTCACCCACCTCGCCGAGCGACTGGTGGCAGGCCCGCCGGTTGCACTCGCGCAGAGCAAGGCGCTGCTCAACGAGGGAGCCGACCGAACGATGCGCGATGCGCTGGCGAACGAGGGCCGCGCGCAGATGGTCAATTTCGCCACCGCCGACGCTCCGGAGGCATACGCCGCTTTCGCAGAGAAACGCGAACCACATTTCACGGGTCGCTGGGCGGTCGACCGTGCGCGCGACGCCACCGACCTTCGAACCATGGACAGACCGACAGTAGGAGAAGTCAATGCGTGA
- a CDS encoding thiolase family protein, which translates to MREVVIVEAVRTPVGKRNGGLSGVHPADLSAMVLTTLAERTRLDPGIVDDVIWGCVSQVGDQSSNIGRYAVLAAGWPETVPGTTINRACGSSQQALDFAVHAVMSGQQDVVVAGGVEVMSRVPLGAAKASGAPYGPKALARYDNFQFNQGVGAEMIAQKWGLSRSRLDEFASLSHDRAATALDNGAFDNQIVPVSTESGVIAVDECVRRGTNVDKLAALKPVFQDDGVIHAGNSSQIADGAAALLVTTPDRARELGLTPIVRYCAGAVTGADPVLMLTGPIPATEKVLNKAGIDLPEVGVFEVNEAFASVPLAWLAETGADPALVNPWGGAIALGHPLGGSGAILMTRMIHHMRYNGIRYGLQTMCEGGGTANATLVELSA; encoded by the coding sequence ATGCGTGAGGTAGTAATCGTCGAGGCGGTCCGTACCCCGGTGGGGAAGCGGAACGGCGGACTGTCCGGCGTGCACCCGGCAGACCTGTCGGCAATGGTTCTCACAACGCTCGCCGAACGCACCCGGCTCGATCCCGGCATCGTCGACGATGTGATCTGGGGGTGCGTCTCCCAGGTCGGAGATCAGTCGAGCAACATCGGCCGCTACGCCGTACTCGCCGCGGGGTGGCCCGAAACCGTTCCCGGAACGACGATCAACCGAGCGTGCGGGTCGAGCCAGCAGGCGCTCGATTTCGCGGTGCACGCGGTGATGTCGGGGCAGCAGGACGTCGTCGTAGCAGGCGGTGTCGAGGTCATGAGCAGGGTGCCGCTCGGAGCGGCGAAAGCTTCCGGCGCGCCATACGGGCCCAAAGCGCTTGCCCGGTACGACAATTTCCAGTTCAACCAGGGTGTCGGCGCGGAAATGATCGCCCAGAAGTGGGGTCTGTCCCGGAGCCGGCTCGACGAGTTCGCCAGTCTTTCACACGACCGCGCGGCAACCGCTCTGGACAACGGTGCCTTCGACAACCAGATCGTTCCCGTATCCACTGAGTCGGGCGTGATCGCCGTCGACGAGTGCGTGCGACGGGGCACCAACGTCGACAAGCTCGCTGCACTGAAGCCGGTGTTCCAGGACGACGGTGTGATCCACGCAGGCAACTCCTCGCAGATCGCCGACGGGGCAGCCGCTCTGCTCGTCACGACACCGGACAGGGCGCGCGAACTGGGGTTGACGCCGATCGTGCGGTACTGCGCCGGTGCCGTCACAGGGGCAGATCCGGTCCTCATGCTGACCGGACCGATTCCGGCGACCGAGAAGGTGCTGAACAAGGCGGGCATCGACCTCCCGGAGGTCGGCGTTTTCGAGGTGAACGAAGCCTTCGCCTCGGTGCCGCTGGCCTGGCTCGCGGAGACCGGTGCCGATCCCGCTCTGGTCAACCCGTGGGGTGGCGCGATCGCGCTGGGGCACCCGCTCGGCGGATCGGGCGCCATTCTGATGACCCGCATGATCCATCACATGCGCTACAACGGGATCCGCTACGGCCTCCAGACGATGTGTGAGGGCGGCGGCACCGCCAATGCCACCCTGGTCGAGCTGTCGGCGTAA
- a CDS encoding acyl-CoA dehydrogenase family protein — MRRDVFTADHEAFRKLARDFIEKRVVPDYPIWEKAGRMPRAVFEQLGSLGLLGTAIPEEFGGAGLPDYRYNVILQEEAARALVTLSTVRTQLDVILPYFLAYADDAQKSRWFPGLAAGTLLTAIAMTEPGTGSDLAGVRTTAVRDGDEYVVNGAKTFITGGLLADLVIVVARTSTDPDNRRAGLTLLVVEDGMPGFTRGRILDKMGCKVQDTVELSFDDVRVPVANRLGEEGAAFGYLGRNLPQERMTVAVGSVAQARAAVMTTIEYVKERKAFGTPVASFQNTKFELAAMSAEVEAAQSMIDRAVLDLVDAELSGADAARVKLFCTEMQARVVDRCLQLFGGYGFMTEYPIARLYTDARVARIYAGTSEVMKVIIAKSLGL; from the coding sequence ATGCGCAGAGACGTTTTCACCGCAGACCACGAAGCTTTCCGAAAACTGGCCCGCGACTTCATCGAGAAGCGAGTGGTCCCCGACTATCCGATCTGGGAGAAGGCAGGGCGGATGCCACGTGCGGTCTTCGAGCAGCTCGGATCCCTGGGATTGCTTGGTACCGCCATCCCCGAGGAGTTCGGGGGAGCGGGGCTGCCCGACTATCGCTACAACGTCATCCTGCAGGAGGAGGCGGCCCGCGCACTGGTCACGTTGAGTACGGTCCGCACCCAACTCGACGTCATCCTTCCGTACTTTCTCGCCTATGCCGACGACGCGCAGAAGAGCCGCTGGTTTCCCGGTCTGGCGGCAGGCACGCTGCTGACGGCCATCGCGATGACCGAACCCGGTACGGGCTCCGACCTCGCGGGGGTTCGCACCACCGCAGTGCGGGACGGCGACGAGTATGTCGTCAACGGTGCCAAGACGTTCATCACGGGGGGATTGCTCGCGGACCTCGTGATCGTCGTCGCTCGGACGTCGACCGATCCGGACAATCGGCGCGCGGGACTGACCCTGCTGGTCGTGGAGGACGGCATGCCCGGGTTCACGCGGGGTCGAATTCTCGACAAGATGGGCTGCAAGGTGCAGGACACCGTCGAGCTGTCGTTCGATGACGTCCGCGTTCCGGTGGCCAACCGGCTGGGCGAGGAGGGTGCCGCCTTCGGTTACCTCGGCCGGAATCTGCCGCAGGAGCGAATGACAGTCGCGGTCGGGTCGGTCGCCCAGGCGCGGGCGGCAGTGATGACGACGATCGAGTACGTCAAGGAACGTAAGGCGTTCGGCACGCCCGTCGCGTCGTTCCAGAACACCAAGTTCGAGCTGGCAGCCATGTCCGCCGAGGTCGAGGCAGCACAGTCGATGATCGACCGGGCGGTGCTCGATCTCGTGGACGCCGAGTTGTCGGGTGCCGACGCTGCGAGGGTCAAGTTGTTCTGCACCGAGATGCAAGCGCGTGTCGTCGATCGGTGCCTGCAACTGTTCGGCGGCTACGGCTTCATGACCGAATACCCGATAGCCCGCCTCTACACGGATGCGCGCGTCGCCCGAATCTACGCGGGGACGAGCGAGGTGATGAAGGTAATCATCGCCAAGTCTCTAGGACTGTGA
- a CDS encoding TetR/AcrR family transcriptional regulator — protein sequence MSEPRPYDTLLAKGEDRRQLIVTAAQRLLARNGWRNTTLAQIAKEVGVSPAGLLHHFESKEQLLHAVLDARDADDDAHADRSGDLIEQIERVAERFQRSPELLGMFAALQIENLDSNAPLHDRLLGRARASVEAVAEGIRRGQRAGRYRTDVDPALKAVEIMAFLRGMETSWLLDPSIPVTDVFRGYARSLTRQLAPDSEA from the coding sequence GTGTCGGAACCACGGCCGTATGACACGCTTCTGGCGAAGGGTGAGGATCGACGGCAATTGATCGTCACGGCCGCTCAGCGGCTGTTGGCGCGAAACGGCTGGCGCAACACGACGTTGGCTCAGATCGCGAAGGAGGTCGGGGTCAGCCCTGCTGGACTGCTGCATCACTTCGAGTCGAAGGAGCAGCTGTTGCACGCGGTGCTCGACGCCCGCGATGCCGACGACGACGCTCACGCAGACCGCTCGGGTGATCTCATCGAGCAGATCGAGCGGGTCGCTGAGCGATTCCAGCGCTCACCCGAGCTGCTCGGCATGTTCGCCGCCCTCCAGATCGAAAACCTCGATTCCAACGCGCCGCTGCACGACCGCCTCCTCGGCAGAGCCAGGGCCTCTGTCGAGGCCGTGGCAGAAGGCATCCGGCGTGGTCAACGCGCCGGCCGATACCGAACCGACGTAGACCCGGCACTCAAGGCCGTAGAGATTATGGCGTTTCTCAGAGGAATGGAGACCTCATGGCTACTCGACCCTTCGATCCCCGTGACCGACGTATTCAGGGGGTATGCACGATCGCTGACTCGACAGCTCGCGCCCGACAGCGAAGCCTGA
- a CDS encoding NADPH:quinone oxidoreductase family protein, giving the protein MRAAVCSSYGPPEAVTVETLPSPLLEPGQVRIKIGAAAVNFSDVLLIAGKYQVSVPPPFTPGSEFAGVVEEVAEGVSAVSVGDRVTGTGFVGAFAEEIVVASDKLTLKRIPDGIDARVAAAFGVAHRTAYHTLRSVARVRPGDELIVLGAGGGVGIAAVQLGIALGASVTAVASSTDKLVVAASYGAGHLIDHRSGDLRSRLKEALPQGADVVVDPVGGDLSEPALRALRPGGRFVTVGYASGVIPSIPLNLVLVKGIHISGFQFKDIPADEFHRNEQELTDLLLENRAVPHIGASYPLEDTADALRLVADGNAIGKVLIDCES; this is encoded by the coding sequence GTGCGTGCCGCAGTCTGTTCCTCGTACGGGCCCCCCGAGGCTGTCACAGTTGAAACGCTTCCCTCACCTCTCTTGGAACCGGGTCAGGTGCGGATCAAGATCGGAGCCGCAGCCGTCAACTTCTCAGATGTGCTACTGATTGCCGGCAAGTACCAAGTCAGTGTCCCACCACCGTTCACACCCGGGAGTGAGTTCGCAGGCGTCGTCGAGGAAGTGGCCGAAGGAGTCAGCGCAGTCTCAGTGGGCGACCGGGTCACCGGAACCGGGTTTGTCGGTGCCTTCGCCGAGGAGATCGTCGTGGCCTCCGACAAACTCACCCTCAAGCGGATCCCGGACGGCATCGATGCACGCGTCGCCGCTGCCTTCGGCGTCGCACACCGCACGGCCTATCACACACTTCGCTCGGTGGCCCGCGTGCGGCCCGGGGACGAGCTGATCGTTCTCGGAGCGGGCGGCGGAGTCGGCATCGCCGCTGTTCAACTCGGTATCGCACTCGGTGCGTCCGTCACCGCGGTCGCGTCGAGCACCGACAAGCTCGTAGTCGCCGCTTCATATGGAGCCGGCCACCTCATCGATCACCGATCCGGGGATCTGCGCTCCCGGCTGAAAGAGGCACTTCCCCAGGGCGCAGACGTCGTGGTGGACCCGGTGGGAGGCGACCTCTCCGAGCCTGCACTCCGCGCGCTACGCCCGGGCGGCCGCTTCGTTACGGTCGGCTACGCCTCCGGCGTCATCCCGTCCATCCCGCTCAATCTGGTGCTGGTCAAAGGCATTCACATTTCCGGATTCCAGTTCAAGGACATCCCAGCCGACGAATTTCATCGTAACGAACAGGAACTGACCGACCTGCTACTCGAGAATCGTGCAGTCCCCCACATCGGCGCGTCGTATCCGCTCGAGGACACGGCCGACGCTCTCCGGCTCGTCGCCGACGGCAACGCCATCGGCAAGGTACTCATCGACTGCGAATCGTAG
- a CDS encoding enoyl-CoA hydratase-related protein, translated as MTDIAELVQERHGAILVLRLNRPEARNALTGTLMRDLGTIVVEAEADPDIRAIVLTGAGDRAFCSGMDLRSFAEEGEGGFSSEGYARLASGQLTLPVIGAANGTAIGGGLELLLGADVIVASSTAKFGFPEVKRGLFPGGGGTTIGTRLPLHAALEMTLTGDFITADRGYQLGLINAVVEADAVLDTALGFAERIAANAPLGLAACKELVRLSVSDADRAAERLTDWQSIVFTSADAKEGAAAFIEKRAPIWQGR; from the coding sequence ATGACCGACATCGCAGAACTCGTACAGGAACGCCACGGCGCCATTTTGGTACTTCGCCTCAACCGGCCGGAGGCACGGAACGCACTCACCGGCACGCTGATGCGTGACCTCGGCACCATCGTCGTGGAGGCCGAAGCGGATCCGGACATTCGCGCCATCGTCCTCACCGGCGCGGGCGACCGCGCATTCTGTTCAGGGATGGATCTGCGCTCCTTCGCGGAAGAAGGCGAGGGTGGCTTCAGCTCCGAGGGTTACGCACGATTGGCTTCGGGGCAACTGACCCTCCCGGTTATCGGTGCGGCAAACGGCACCGCCATCGGCGGCGGACTCGAGCTGCTGCTCGGGGCCGATGTCATCGTCGCTTCGTCGACCGCTAAATTTGGCTTCCCGGAGGTCAAACGGGGTTTGTTCCCCGGTGGCGGCGGAACGACCATCGGGACGAGACTCCCGTTGCACGCCGCGCTGGAGATGACGCTCACGGGCGACTTCATCACCGCAGACCGTGGCTACCAGCTCGGTTTGATCAATGCTGTGGTCGAAGCTGATGCTGTGTTGGACACCGCCCTGGGATTCGCCGAGCGAATCGCCGCTAATGCACCCCTCGGACTCGCTGCCTGCAAGGAACTCGTCCGCCTCTCGGTCTCCGATGCGGACAGGGCCGCGGAACGACTCACCGACTGGCAGTCCATCGTATTCACCAGCGCAGACGCCAAAGAGGGCGCCGCGGCGTTCATCGAGAAGCGCGCACCGATCTGGCAGGGACGGTGA
- a CDS encoding phosphotransferase family protein — protein MIDFQRLSDWMDGQGLGKRAPLEHRYLSGGTQNDIYELTREDLRCVIRIPPPEAPANRDKGILREWQIIQALEGTDVPHTEAIAVCEDASVLGRPFYLMGFVDGWSPMENRNWTTPFDTDLVARAGLGYQLAEGIALLSAVDWKSRGLQDLGRPEGFHERQVDRWTGLFAKIKGRELDGFDVATDWLRNHKPLDFVPGIMHGDYQFANVMFQDGAPAKLAAIVDWEMGTVGDPKLDLAWMLEGWPADTSTPEAATCSYVNLQGMPSMDQLAGHYSDVSGRQVDDLDYYRILAKWKLAIILEQGYQRAGDNEKLLAFGPIVVQSMIAAAELAETTEYKL, from the coding sequence GTGATCGACTTTCAACGCCTGTCGGACTGGATGGACGGTCAGGGGCTCGGCAAACGGGCCCCGCTCGAACACCGATACCTTTCCGGCGGAACACAGAACGACATCTACGAACTGACCCGCGAAGACCTCCGCTGCGTGATCCGAATACCACCGCCCGAAGCTCCGGCGAATCGCGACAAGGGAATTCTGCGGGAGTGGCAGATCATCCAGGCACTCGAGGGCACCGACGTGCCACACACCGAGGCCATCGCCGTGTGCGAAGACGCATCGGTCCTCGGCCGGCCGTTCTACCTGATGGGATTCGTCGACGGTTGGTCACCGATGGAGAACAGGAACTGGACCACCCCCTTCGACACCGACCTCGTGGCCCGCGCCGGACTCGGCTACCAATTGGCCGAAGGCATCGCCCTCCTGTCCGCGGTCGATTGGAAGTCCAGGGGTCTCCAAGACCTGGGCCGCCCCGAGGGCTTCCACGAACGCCAGGTCGACCGCTGGACCGGCCTTTTCGCGAAGATCAAGGGCCGCGAACTCGACGGTTTCGATGTAGCTACCGACTGGCTGCGCAACCACAAGCCGCTCGATTTCGTCCCCGGCATCATGCACGGCGACTATCAGTTCGCGAACGTCATGTTCCAGGACGGTGCACCGGCGAAACTGGCCGCGATCGTCGACTGGGAAATGGGCACGGTCGGAGACCCCAAGCTCGACCTGGCTTGGATGCTCGAGGGCTGGCCTGCGGACACCAGCACCCCGGAAGCTGCCACCTGCAGCTACGTCAATCTGCAGGGGATGCCGTCAATGGATCAGCTGGCAGGACACTATTCCGACGTCTCGGGACGCCAGGTCGACGATCTCGACTATTACCGGATCCTTGCCAAATGGAAGTTGGCGATCATCCTCGAACAGGGATACCAGCGTGCGGGCGACAACGAGAAGCTCCTCGCCTTCGGGCCTATCGTCGTCCAGTCCATGATTGCGGCCGCCGAGCTCGCCGAAACGACGGAGTACAAGTTATGA
- a CDS encoding acyl-CoA dehydrogenase family protein: MAWDFETDAEYQAKLDWADTFVRDEVEPLDHIWEHQQFVPLDGARRKAIDPLKDQVRKQGLWATHLGPELGGQGYGALELALLNEILGRSSWAPIVFGCQAPDTGNAEIIAHYGTEAQKERYLQPLLNGELFSTYSMTEPQAGADPAQFTTRAVKDGDHWIIDGWKYFSSNARTASFLIVMAVTNPDVSVYKGMSMFLVPADTPGIDIVRNVGLYGEAMNDGTHALIHYDGVRVPEEAMLGGEGQAFAVAQTRLGGGRIHHAMRTIGLAQKALDMMCERALSRETSGSRLADKQFVQGYIADSYAQLAQFRLFVLHTAWKIDKYNDYKKVRKDIATAKVIMPTVLHDIAWRAMQVHGALGVTNELPLFQMIHGAAVMGLADGPTEVHKTTVAKQVLRDYKPNDDLWPSEWIPKKQEAAKAKFAEYLELEVGNL, encoded by the coding sequence ATGGCATGGGATTTCGAGACGGACGCTGAGTACCAAGCGAAACTGGACTGGGCGGATACGTTCGTACGCGACGAGGTCGAGCCACTCGATCACATCTGGGAGCACCAACAGTTCGTTCCCCTCGACGGGGCGCGACGCAAGGCTATCGACCCATTGAAAGACCAGGTTCGGAAACAAGGCCTCTGGGCCACCCACCTCGGACCCGAACTCGGCGGCCAGGGATACGGAGCGCTCGAGTTGGCGCTCCTGAACGAGATACTCGGCCGATCTTCGTGGGCACCGATCGTGTTCGGGTGCCAAGCGCCGGACACCGGCAACGCCGAGATCATCGCCCATTACGGCACCGAAGCACAAAAGGAGCGCTATCTGCAGCCGCTGCTCAACGGCGAGTTGTTCTCCACCTATTCGATGACCGAGCCCCAGGCAGGCGCCGACCCAGCCCAGTTCACCACGCGAGCGGTCAAAGATGGGGACCACTGGATCATCGACGGCTGGAAGTACTTCTCCTCCAACGCCAGAACCGCATCCTTCCTGATCGTCATGGCCGTCACGAACCCCGACGTCAGCGTCTACAAAGGCATGTCGATGTTTCTGGTCCCGGCGGATACGCCCGGAATCGACATCGTTCGCAACGTCGGCCTGTATGGGGAAGCCATGAACGACGGTACCCACGCCCTCATTCACTACGACGGTGTCCGGGTTCCCGAAGAGGCAATGCTCGGTGGAGAAGGTCAGGCTTTCGCCGTCGCTCAGACCCGCCTCGGCGGCGGCAGGATCCACCACGCCATGCGGACGATCGGTCTCGCGCAGAAGGCCCTCGACATGATGTGCGAGCGCGCCCTCAGCCGCGAAACCTCAGGTAGCCGCCTCGCGGACAAGCAATTCGTCCAGGGCTATATCGCCGACTCCTACGCCCAGTTGGCCCAGTTCCGGCTCTTCGTGCTGCACACGGCCTGGAAAATCGACAAGTACAACGACTACAAGAAGGTTCGAAAAGACATCGCCACCGCCAAGGTCATCATGCCGACAGTTCTACACGACATTGCTTGGCGCGCAATGCAAGTGCACGGAGCACTGGGCGTGACCAACGAGCTGCCGCTGTTCCAGATGATTCACGGCGCCGCCGTCATGGGCCTCGCGGACGGCCCCACCGAGGTGCACAAGACCACAGTCGCCAAGCAGGTACTTCGCGATTACAAGCCCAACGACGACCTCTGGCCCTCGGAATGGATCCCGAAGAAGCAAGAAGCCGCCAAGGCAAAGTTCGCCGAGTACCTCGAACTGGAAGTAGGAAATTTGTGA
- a CDS encoding TetR/AcrR family transcriptional regulator, with translation MEDLASRIAQRALAKRGAIYAMEIRGLLDAALEVMRACGTTSRPRVADIVAAAGLSNEAFYRHFRSKDALVAALFEDGTERLRNYVAHQMNKESTPEAKVRRWVEGVISQATGEVAETTRAVLWNAGSLGEDAASGLRSASDPLAGLLHEPFRQLGIEAPEFDASLAAHAMIGTLSDYLWRRVQPTATDIDRITVFCLRAGAAGR, from the coding sequence ATGGAGGATCTTGCGAGCCGTATTGCCCAGCGCGCGTTGGCCAAACGCGGCGCGATCTATGCCATGGAAATCCGTGGGTTGCTCGACGCCGCGCTCGAGGTGATGCGGGCGTGTGGAACGACCTCCCGCCCGCGGGTCGCGGACATTGTCGCTGCGGCCGGCCTGTCGAACGAGGCGTTCTATCGTCATTTTCGGTCGAAGGATGCGCTGGTGGCAGCGCTCTTCGAGGACGGAACGGAGCGACTGCGGAATTACGTTGCGCATCAGATGAACAAGGAGTCCACGCCTGAGGCAAAGGTTCGTCGCTGGGTCGAGGGTGTGATCTCCCAGGCCACCGGTGAGGTCGCGGAAACCACGCGCGCCGTCCTGTGGAATGCCGGCAGTCTTGGCGAGGACGCGGCGTCGGGTCTGCGGTCGGCCAGCGATCCGCTGGCCGGATTGCTGCACGAACCGTTCAGGCAGTTGGGAATCGAGGCGCCCGAATTCGATGCCTCCCTTGCAGCGCACGCGATGATCGGCACGTTGTCGGACTACCTCTGGCGGCGGGTTCAGCCGACCGCGACCGACATCGATCGCATCACCGTGTTCTGCCTGAGAGCCGGAGCAGCCGGGCGGTAA